From the Natrarchaeobaculum aegyptiacum genome, one window contains:
- a CDS encoding Zn-ribbon domain-containing OB-fold protein, producing MQQWFVDFAERIDDGDPTYLACEECGQAALPPRTVCPECSSRTLEERSLSETATVTASTKIFSSIPEYADETPYIVVIATFDEGVRLTGQLRGAEGIEPGETVTVGVEEREDGWLVTFSPTD from the coding sequence ATGCAACAGTGGTTCGTCGATTTCGCCGAACGTATCGACGACGGAGATCCCACCTACCTCGCCTGCGAGGAGTGTGGACAGGCCGCGCTCCCGCCCCGGACGGTCTGTCCCGAGTGCTCGAGTCGGACGCTCGAGGAGCGATCGCTCTCGGAGACAGCGACCGTGACGGCGTCGACGAAGATCTTCAGTTCGATTCCAGAATACGCCGACGAGACGCCGTACATCGTCGTGATCGCGACGTTCGATGAGGGCGTTCGCCTGACCGGGCAGCTCCGTGGTGCCGAGGGCATCGAACCCGGCGAGACGGTCACGGTCGGCGTCGAGGAACGCGAGGATGGGTGGCTCGTCACCTTCTCGCCGACTGACTGA
- a CDS encoding universal stress protein, with the protein MDRSILVAHDGSEAAQRALEYALETFPGSRLVLFHAIDPFEVRPGDETDRGQPLTADWFDEHRDDATALFEDALANVDDAWLVDHESGADGEREGSSVETEIGVGSPGQAIVAAVEDLEVDQVVLGGTGRHDVTEARLGSVAELVVRRVDVPVTVVR; encoded by the coding sequence ATGGACCGATCGATCCTCGTCGCTCACGACGGCTCCGAGGCGGCACAGCGCGCTCTCGAGTACGCACTGGAGACGTTCCCGGGCTCTCGGCTCGTCCTCTTTCACGCGATCGACCCGTTCGAGGTACGGCCCGGAGACGAGACCGACCGCGGACAGCCGCTGACCGCCGACTGGTTCGACGAGCATAGAGACGATGCAACGGCGCTGTTCGAGGACGCACTCGCGAACGTCGACGACGCATGGCTCGTCGATCACGAGTCAGGAGCCGACGGCGAACGGGAAGGGAGTAGCGTGGAAACCGAGATCGGTGTCGGCTCGCCAGGGCAAGCGATCGTCGCTGCCGTCGAGGATCTGGAAGTCGATCAGGTAGTCCTCGGGGGGACCGGCCGTCACGACGTGACCGAGGCACGGCTCGGGAGCGTCGCAGAACTGGTCGTCAGACGTGTCGACGTGCCGGTGACGGTCGTCCGGTGA
- a CDS encoding NAD(P)/FAD-dependent oxidoreductase encodes MGSGSGGAMTANILRRKLDANTTDVTVVDKRTEHYYQPSFYLIPFGYLEPDQSRPIDELLKPGVEFVHDAVVGIDPDEQFVKLADSDDLDYDYLVVATGHRLDPTATPGLLEAWQETDAVYPFYHYEAALELRDALEQFDGGTFLVTQPDTPIKCPGAPLKLTMLAEDYFRRRGIRDDVEVVMTRNADHHFGVQPYRDKLYEIWDERDIEFRANVSVDRVDPDAGVVHTADGDQLDYDLYAPVTPQFGQEAITDGSPLADGSEDGEYVTIDKHTCRHDEYDEVFALGDCENAPHSKTAAAARKQAHVVAENVESLVHGDGVTAEYDGYAACPLLTERGKALVAEFDYEESISAPVETKLNWIMDVNVLPSVYWDAWMKGYDPLP; translated from the coding sequence GTGGGGTCCGGTTCAGGCGGCGCGATGACGGCGAACATCCTCCGTCGCAAACTGGACGCGAACACGACCGACGTCACAGTCGTCGACAAACGCACCGAACACTACTACCAGCCCTCGTTTTACCTGATTCCGTTCGGATACCTCGAGCCGGATCAGTCGCGGCCGATCGACGAATTACTCAAGCCGGGTGTCGAGTTCGTCCACGACGCCGTCGTCGGCATCGACCCCGACGAACAGTTCGTGAAACTCGCCGACAGCGACGACCTCGACTACGATTACCTCGTCGTTGCGACGGGCCACCGTCTCGATCCGACTGCGACGCCCGGACTGCTCGAGGCGTGGCAAGAGACCGACGCGGTGTACCCGTTCTACCACTACGAGGCTGCCCTCGAACTGCGCGACGCACTCGAACAGTTCGACGGGGGAACGTTCCTCGTCACCCAGCCGGACACGCCGATCAAGTGCCCGGGTGCACCGCTGAAGCTGACGATGCTCGCGGAGGATTACTTCCGTCGACGCGGCATTCGAGACGACGTCGAGGTCGTCATGACGCGTAACGCCGACCATCACTTCGGCGTTCAGCCCTACCGCGACAAACTGTACGAGATCTGGGACGAACGGGACATCGAGTTCAGGGCCAACGTCTCCGTCGACAGGGTGGATCCGGACGCAGGCGTCGTCCACACCGCAGACGGCGACCAGCTAGATTACGACCTGTACGCGCCCGTCACGCCACAGTTCGGGCAGGAGGCGATCACGGACGGATCGCCGCTGGCCGACGGCTCCGAAGACGGTGAGTACGTCACGATCGACAAGCACACCTGTCGACACGACGAGTACGACGAGGTCTTCGCGCTTGGGGACTGTGAAAACGCACCGCACTCGAAGACCGCCGCAGCGGCACGCAAACAGGCCCACGTCGTCGCCGAAAACGTCGAATCACTCGTCCACGGTGACGGCGTCACAGCCGAGTACGACGGCTACGCGGCCTGTCCGCTGTTGACCGAGCGGGGGAAGGCACTCGTTGCCGAGTTCGACTACGAGGAGTCGATCTCCGCCCCCGTCGAGACCAAGCTCAACTGGATCATGGACGTCAACGTCCTTCCGTCGGTGTACTGGGACGCCTGGATGAAAGGATACGACCCACTTCCGTAA
- a CDS encoding rhodanese-like domain-containing protein, which translates to MGERQIDDALQDLPPSSKFIYKVLADAGPMTLKALSEETLLSSRTVRYGLDQLEDAGFVDSSPALHDGRQTCYRLRDAATGDGETGSAVLVSPEWLQERLEDVTRDDPSLCLVEADGEYDDGHIPGAVQIDVLADLVDVNGCGIADKRCFEEYVGSLGITDDSTVVIYSIDDNQYAAYLYWLFKYYRHTDVRLLDGGKRRWTAIGGQLTTECPEFTPRDYEAQLPDERIRAYRSDVEAALSRETTIVDVRSAPEYEGEQTQPPNKDLPAARTAGHIPGTIHVTWSDVIDEDGRFKETAALERLFLERGLHPDTETIVYCHVGERSSIVWFVLSELLEYEVVANYDGSWIEWGNLIDAPVETGGDE; encoded by the coding sequence ATGGGCGAACGACAAATCGACGACGCGCTTCAGGACCTGCCGCCGAGTTCGAAGTTTATCTACAAGGTGCTCGCGGACGCAGGGCCGATGACGCTCAAGGCGCTGAGCGAGGAGACGTTGCTGTCTTCCCGAACGGTCCGGTACGGACTGGATCAACTGGAGGATGCCGGGTTCGTCGACTCGTCTCCCGCACTGCACGACGGCCGACAGACCTGTTACCGTCTTCGTGACGCTGCGACCGGCGACGGTGAAACCGGGTCGGCGGTACTGGTATCGCCCGAATGGCTTCAGGAGCGTCTTGAGGACGTAACGCGGGACGACCCGTCGCTGTGTCTCGTCGAGGCCGACGGCGAGTACGACGATGGGCACATCCCCGGGGCCGTCCAGATCGACGTCCTCGCGGATCTCGTCGACGTCAATGGCTGTGGGATCGCCGACAAACGCTGTTTCGAAGAGTACGTGGGGTCGCTTGGGATCACCGACGACAGCACGGTCGTCATCTACAGCATCGACGACAACCAGTACGCTGCCTATCTCTACTGGTTGTTCAAGTACTACCGGCATACGGACGTCCGCTTGCTCGATGGCGGGAAACGACGGTGGACGGCGATCGGCGGACAGCTCACGACCGAGTGCCCCGAATTTACGCCCCGGGACTACGAGGCACAGCTCCCGGACGAACGAATCAGAGCCTACCGAAGCGACGTCGAGGCAGCCCTCTCCCGGGAGACGACGATCGTCGACGTCCGGTCTGCACCCGAGTACGAGGGCGAACAGACCCAGCCACCGAACAAGGACCTCCCGGCGGCCCGAACCGCAGGACACATTCCGGGAACGATCCACGTGACCTGGTCGGACGTGATCGACGAGGACGGTCGATTCAAAGAGACGGCAGCACTCGAGCGGCTATTCCTCGAGCGTGGGCTCCATCCCGACACCGAGACGATCGTTTACTGTCACGTCGGCGAACGGTCGTCTATCGTCTGGTTCGTCCTCTCGGAACTCCTCGAGTACGAGGTGGTGGCGAACTACGATGGCTCCTGGATCGAGTGGGGCAACCTCATCGACGCCCCGGTCGAGACGGGCGGTGACGAGTGA
- a CDS encoding SDR family NAD(P)-dependent oxidoreductase — protein sequence MLENQIAIVTGGAVGIGTAIAERFVEDGATVVIADIDEDAGSEVADEIGCTFAHCDVREYDQVESLVDGVVDDHGRLDVVVNNAGISSVTSVEEMDLEEWEAVLETNLDGVMHGTKAALPHLKETDGCIINLGSIYGLVGGKGAASYSAAKGGVINFTQQVAIDYADQGVRVNSICPGFVETPMTEDLLEDERFYNFLEQKTPMDRHGQPEEIAPMAAFLASEEASYITGANIPIDGGWTAF from the coding sequence ATGCTTGAGAACCAGATTGCAATCGTCACCGGCGGTGCCGTCGGAATTGGGACGGCGATCGCCGAACGCTTCGTCGAGGACGGAGCGACCGTCGTAATCGCAGACATCGACGAGGACGCCGGCAGCGAGGTCGCAGACGAGATCGGCTGTACGTTCGCCCACTGTGACGTCCGCGAGTACGATCAGGTCGAGTCACTCGTCGATGGGGTCGTCGACGACCACGGTCGCCTCGACGTCGTCGTCAACAACGCCGGCATCTCGAGTGTTACCTCCGTCGAGGAGATGGACCTCGAGGAGTGGGAAGCCGTCCTCGAGACGAACTTAGATGGCGTCATGCACGGGACGAAAGCCGCCCTCCCCCACCTCAAAGAGACCGATGGCTGTATCATCAACCTCGGCTCGATCTACGGACTGGTCGGCGGCAAGGGTGCAGCCTCCTACTCGGCCGCGAAAGGCGGCGTGATCAACTTCACCCAGCAAGTGGCGATCGACTACGCCGATCAGGGCGTCCGCGTCAACAGCATCTGTCCCGGCTTCGTCGAGACGCCGATGACCGAGGACCTGCTCGAGGACGAACGATTCTACAACTTCCTGGAGCAAAAGACGCCGATGGATCGCCACGGCCAGCCAGAAGAGATCGCGCCGATGGCGGCCTTCCTCGCCTCCGAGGAGGCGTCCTACATCACGGGTGCGAACATCCCGATCGACGGCGGCTGGACGGCGTTCTGA
- a CDS encoding universal stress protein has product MSPDAADDVESILVPIDGSDAATAALETALSLAETAGASVHVLAVVDVESGPLRFDTDFVTDLEDARRRLLEEVRSEYGDRTVPVTGSIRRGVPARAILREASERDVDLIVLGRSGATGIVAPLLGSTTARVLRRATVPVLVAPGEDESGTDASNSRTPSRSGGVGPGVDPSTDP; this is encoded by the coding sequence ATGTCCCCGGATGCCGCTGACGACGTCGAGTCGATACTGGTCCCGATCGACGGCAGTGACGCTGCGACGGCAGCGCTCGAAACGGCGCTCTCGTTGGCAGAGACGGCTGGGGCGAGCGTCCACGTCCTCGCGGTCGTCGACGTCGAATCCGGGCCCCTGCGGTTCGATACCGACTTCGTCACCGATCTCGAGGACGCACGACGGCGGCTCCTCGAGGAGGTTCGTTCGGAGTACGGCGACCGAACCGTCCCGGTCACTGGATCGATTCGCCGAGGCGTTCCCGCGCGAGCGATCCTCCGCGAGGCGAGCGAGCGCGACGTCGACCTGATCGTGCTGGGCCGGAGCGGAGCGACCGGCATCGTCGCCCCGCTGCTCGGCAGTACGACCGCTCGAGTGCTCCGGCGGGCGACGGTTCCGGTCCTCGTCGCTCCCGGTGAGGACGAGTCAGGCACCGACGCGAGCAACTCCCGGACTCCCAGTCGGTCCGGCGGTGTCGGGCCCGGGGTTGACCCCAGCACCGATCCGTGA
- a CDS encoding thiolase domain-containing protein yields the protein MTVQIAGVASTPYGEHPDSSTRELFTDAGLEALDDAGLEVGDVEELYAGNFIGDQTDDQAHVGAMLADYLGARQAASMRTESACASASSAARSGAQTIAAGDADVALVGGVEMMSTGGLAAVTDALANAADNEYENEAGLTFPGIYALMAQAYMDEFDAGPGDLAAVAVKNYENGASNPLSQRQEETDVESVLDSPPVATPLHLQDCCPISDGASAAVLVSESYADEHGLETTVSWAGSGQASDSLALQDRPDLARTRAAERAAEDAYDRAEISPEDVDVVELHDCFTIAEILAIESLGFFERGEGARGAVDGETAADGRIPVNTSGGLLAKGHPVGATGVGQLVEITKQLEGRHPNQVDDATIGLTHTVGGSGASCVVNVLRAGGA from the coding sequence ATGACCGTTCAGATCGCTGGCGTGGCCAGCACACCGTACGGAGAACATCCTGATTCCTCGACGCGTGAGCTCTTTACAGACGCAGGACTCGAGGCCCTCGACGACGCCGGCCTCGAGGTCGGGGACGTGGAAGAACTCTACGCCGGGAACTTCATCGGTGACCAGACCGACGATCAGGCTCACGTCGGTGCGATGCTGGCGGACTACCTCGGTGCCCGGCAGGCGGCGTCGATGCGAACCGAAAGTGCCTGTGCCTCGGCGAGCTCGGCCGCCCGGTCTGGGGCCCAGACGATCGCGGCAGGCGATGCCGACGTCGCGCTGGTCGGCGGCGTCGAGATGATGTCGACCGGCGGGCTCGCAGCGGTCACGGACGCACTCGCCAACGCTGCGGACAACGAGTACGAGAACGAAGCCGGGCTGACGTTTCCGGGGATCTACGCGCTGATGGCCCAGGCATACATGGACGAGTTCGACGCGGGGCCCGGCGACCTCGCGGCCGTCGCGGTCAAGAACTACGAGAACGGCGCGTCGAACCCGTTGTCCCAGCGCCAGGAGGAGACGGACGTCGAGAGCGTCCTCGACTCGCCGCCGGTCGCGACGCCGCTGCACCTGCAGGACTGCTGTCCGATCAGTGACGGTGCCAGCGCGGCCGTCCTCGTCAGCGAGAGCTACGCCGACGAGCACGGCCTCGAGACCACGGTCTCGTGGGCCGGGAGCGGACAGGCCAGCGACTCGCTCGCGTTGCAGGACCGGCCGGATCTCGCACGAACCCGTGCGGCCGAACGAGCGGCCGAGGACGCCTACGATCGCGCCGAAATCTCCCCCGAGGACGTCGACGTCGTCGAACTCCACGATTGCTTTACGATCGCCGAGATACTGGCGATCGAGTCACTCGGGTTCTTCGAACGCGGTGAGGGTGCTCGCGGCGCGGTCGACGGTGAGACGGCCGCCGACGGCCGTATCCCCGTCAACACCTCGGGTGGCCTGCTGGCGAAGGGCCACCCCGTCGGCGCGACCGGCGTCGGGCAACTCGTCGAGATCACCAAGCAACTCGAGGGACGACACCCGAATCAGGTCGACGACGCGACGATCGGCCTCACCCACACCGTCGGCGGCAGTGGCGCGAGTTGCGTGGTCAACGTCCTGCGGGCAGGAGGTGCGTAA
- a CDS encoding universal stress protein, translated as MTDRILVPYDASEPARDALEYAITEYPDADTTVVHVLPAPGGYWDAWEDPDVAVPGEDRATERGETYLADAEELAADHDVEIDTELEKGRPARVLVDAAEEGDYDLVVVGSHGREGVSRVLLGSVAETVVRRSPTPVVVVR; from the coding sequence ATGACAGACCGAATTCTCGTCCCGTACGACGCCTCGGAACCAGCCCGTGACGCACTCGAGTACGCCATCACGGAGTACCCGGACGCCGACACGACTGTCGTGCACGTGCTCCCCGCTCCGGGCGGGTACTGGGACGCGTGGGAGGACCCGGACGTCGCGGTTCCCGGCGAAGACAGAGCAACCGAACGCGGGGAGACGTACCTCGCAGACGCCGAAGAACTCGCTGCCGACCACGACGTCGAGATCGACACCGAACTCGAGAAGGGCCGCCCGGCGCGCGTCCTCGTCGACGCCGCCGAGGAAGGCGACTACGACCTCGTCGTCGTGGGCAGCCACGGTCGCGAAGGCGTCTCGCGGGTTCTCCTGGGAAGTGTTGCCGAGACGGTCGTGCGCCGGTCGCCGACGCCAGTCGTCGTCGTCAGGTAA
- a CDS encoding cation-translocating P-type ATPase: MSQSAYEQTDLESDSDWHARSLEDVYADLESSGDGLPSEEAQKRLEREGPNEIEAEEGTSPLQILLEQYTSALIWVLIVAAIVMAGVGHTIDAAVIAGIVVFITLFGFVQDYRAEQSIQALQEMATTYALVRRDGEKREIDAKTVVPGDVVFVESGDIVPADARLVEESNLSVDEAALTGESVGVSKEVGTVDEDVALAERENMLFKDTVVERGSGTAVVVETGPESEIGQIATALEEAEERETPFQAEMDRLGKIIAGIVVLAVAVIAFAELIVGDTPPLQVFLTAVGIAVSAVPEGLPAVVTLSLALGARRMADQNALVRRLPIVEALGSVDVICTDKTGTLTEEEMTVQRIVANRGVYEVTGTGYDTDGEFLRDGDPVDDERVAEVLRCGMLCNNVDLGTRERDESETEGSGEAAGERDGERTYLGDPTEIALFVAAQKAGFDHEALAEEYPRVGEVEFTSARKRMTTVHQTPEDGTVAYMKGAPETVIERCDRELVDGEIVDLTDDRRAELEARNEEFAEDALRVMGFAYRPDVPEAQVEDPDDGLEHEMVFLGLQGMLDPPRPEVPDALAGCLDAGINVVMITGDNAVTARAVGEEVGLRSATVITGPELEEMSDEDLAEVVEDVDVFARTSPEHKTRILQTLQEKGHTVAMTGDGVNDAPAVKNSDVGVAMGIRGTDVTEQASDIVLLDDNFATIRDAVRGGRRIFDNVRKFVNYLLSGNGGEVTMVFTGSMVGLGLVITPIQILWINVVTDGIPALSMGVDPPAEDIMERDPRPPEEGVITERIVTSIVGIAVFMTVCLLPLFTLNFYGELAPGYDVTGALLGWSPDYEVGRELAQTMVFTGFVVFEIVRIQAIRFRYGLGLFSNRWLVLAVVVAVTLQFLVLYTPTGQLLFDVEPLGLVHWAQIAVAAVVFALLMAVFVKLQDRYFERY; the protein is encoded by the coding sequence GTGTCACAGTCAGCGTACGAGCAAACCGATCTCGAGTCCGATAGCGACTGGCACGCCCGGTCGCTCGAGGACGTCTACGCGGACCTCGAGTCGTCAGGAGACGGACTGCCGTCCGAGGAGGCACAGAAGCGCCTCGAACGCGAAGGACCGAACGAAATCGAAGCCGAGGAGGGAACGTCGCCGCTGCAGATCTTGCTCGAGCAGTACACCTCGGCGCTGATCTGGGTGTTGATCGTCGCCGCGATCGTGATGGCCGGTGTCGGTCACACGATCGACGCGGCGGTCATCGCGGGCATCGTCGTCTTCATCACGCTGTTCGGATTCGTTCAGGACTACCGGGCCGAACAGAGCATTCAGGCGCTTCAGGAGATGGCAACGACGTACGCACTCGTGAGACGCGACGGCGAGAAGCGCGAGATCGACGCGAAAACCGTCGTCCCGGGCGACGTCGTCTTCGTCGAATCGGGAGATATCGTCCCCGCAGACGCCCGACTCGTCGAGGAGTCCAACCTGAGCGTCGACGAGGCGGCCCTGACGGGAGAGAGCGTCGGCGTCTCGAAGGAGGTCGGAACCGTCGACGAGGACGTCGCGCTCGCCGAGCGCGAAAACATGCTGTTCAAAGACACCGTCGTCGAGCGAGGCTCCGGGACGGCTGTCGTCGTCGAGACCGGTCCCGAGTCGGAGATCGGCCAGATCGCGACGGCACTCGAGGAAGCCGAAGAACGCGAGACGCCGTTTCAGGCCGAGATGGACAGGCTGGGAAAGATAATCGCGGGCATCGTCGTCCTCGCGGTCGCGGTGATCGCGTTCGCGGAACTGATCGTCGGGGACACGCCGCCGCTGCAGGTGTTTCTGACTGCGGTCGGGATCGCGGTCTCTGCGGTTCCGGAGGGGTTGCCGGCAGTCGTGACGCTCTCGCTGGCGCTTGGCGCCCGGCGGATGGCCGACCAGAACGCCCTCGTTCGTCGCCTTCCGATCGTCGAGGCGCTCGGGTCGGTCGACGTCATCTGTACGGACAAGACGGGGACCTTGACCGAAGAGGAGATGACCGTCCAGCGGATCGTCGCGAACCGGGGAGTCTACGAGGTGACCGGGACCGGCTACGACACCGACGGCGAGTTCCTGCGAGACGGCGACCCGGTCGACGACGAGCGCGTCGCGGAGGTGCTGCGCTGTGGGATGCTCTGTAACAACGTCGACCTCGGGACCAGAGAACGCGACGAGAGTGAGACGGAAGGCTCCGGTGAGGCTGCCGGCGAGCGTGACGGTGAGCGAACGTATCTCGGCGATCCGACCGAAATCGCGCTATTCGTCGCCGCACAGAAAGCCGGGTTCGACCACGAGGCACTCGCCGAGGAGTACCCACGCGTCGGCGAGGTCGAGTTCACTTCCGCACGCAAGCGGATGACGACTGTCCACCAGACGCCCGAGGACGGTACCGTCGCCTACATGAAAGGCGCACCCGAGACCGTCATCGAGCGCTGTGACCGCGAACTGGTCGACGGGGAGATCGTCGACCTCACCGACGACCGCCGCGCGGAACTCGAGGCCAGAAACGAGGAGTTTGCAGAAGACGCGTTGCGCGTGATGGGCTTTGCCTATCGGCCCGACGTCCCGGAAGCCCAGGTCGAGGACCCCGACGACGGTCTCGAGCACGAGATGGTCTTTCTCGGTCTGCAGGGAATGCTCGACCCGCCCCGGCCCGAAGTTCCCGACGCGCTGGCGGGCTGTCTCGACGCCGGGATCAACGTCGTGATGATCACCGGGGACAACGCCGTCACCGCCCGTGCGGTCGGTGAGGAAGTCGGTCTTCGCTCGGCGACGGTGATCACGGGGCCAGAGCTCGAGGAGATGAGCGACGAGGATCTCGCCGAGGTCGTCGAGGACGTCGACGTCTTCGCGCGAACGTCGCCGGAGCACAAGACGCGCATCCTGCAGACGCTTCAGGAGAAGGGGCACACGGTCGCGATGACCGGCGACGGCGTCAACGACGCTCCGGCCGTGAAAAACTCCGACGTCGGCGTCGCGATGGGGATTCGCGGGACCGACGTCACAGAACAGGCCTCCGACATCGTCCTGCTGGACGACAACTTCGCGACCATTCGAGACGCCGTCAGGGGCGGCCGGCGCATCTTCGACAACGTCCGCAAGTTCGTCAACTACCTGCTGTCGGGCAACGGTGGTGAGGTGACGATGGTCTTCACCGGGTCGATGGTCGGTCTCGGGCTGGTCATCACGCCGATCCAGATCCTCTGGATCAACGTGGTCACCGACGGCATTCCCGCGCTCTCGATGGGCGTCGACCCGCCTGCCGAAGACATCATGGAGCGCGATCCCCGGCCGCCGGAGGAGGGCGTGATTACCGAACGGATCGTCACCTCGATCGTCGGAATCGCGGTCTTCATGACGGTCTGTCTCCTCCCGCTGTTCACCCTCAACTTCTACGGCGAGCTGGCCCCGGGCTACGACGTGACCGGCGCGCTCCTCGGATGGAGCCCCGACTACGAGGTGGGCCGCGAACTCGCCCAGACGATGGTGTTCACCGGCTTCGTCGTCTTCGAGATCGTCCGCATTCAGGCGATCCGGTTCCGATACGGACTCGGTCTGTTCTCGAACCGCTGGCTCGTCCTCGCTGTCGTCGTGGCGGTCACGCTCCAGTTTCTCGTCCTCTACACGCCGACGGGCCAGTTGCTGTTCGACGTCGAACCGCTTGGCCTCGTCCACTGGGCACAGATCGCCGTCGCCGCGGTCGTCTTCGCCCTCCTGATGGCCGTCTTCGTGAAGTTGCAGGACCGGTACTTCGAACGGTACTGA
- a CDS encoding potassium channel family protein, producing MDDWHRRIALALLTAAAIVVGYAFVYQWALYTFENAQISLFESVQTVIEVLTTAGFGGDTDHWNSPQINLLVVAMNLTGVLLVFLALPLFAVPMFRQALETEPPTTSTLSNHVIICGHSARDEVLSAELEDAGIPYLYVDSDRELVRELRERGTEAIHGDTELVETFEAVNASEARAVVADIDDEINPTVILSARRANPEIQIVSVARDTSVAPYHRLAGADELVEGPQVLGEGLGMRAVTSFAEKFRAYVDVETDLRVTELLVEENSMLTGKTLGETTVFDDLNATVIGGWFDGKFVVSPGPETTVGENTILLVAGHYEDLSELTARPLPTHRDDPERVVVCGHGVVGRAVCDTLETEGIDYDVVDLENHDGTDIVGDVTDPRTLRRADVENARAVVLALDRDTTTIFATLVLQQLAPDVEIIARVHEHDNVWKLYNAGADFVLSMSVLTGKLLASHLIEDKEILTPQAEFEFVRTKAPALDGQTLADVDVRSRTNCTIVAVERGDDLLTDLGGSFEIRPEDVLIVSGTADATESFIEFAH from the coding sequence ATGGACGATTGGCACCGGCGGATCGCACTCGCGCTCCTCACCGCCGCGGCGATCGTCGTCGGCTACGCGTTCGTCTACCAGTGGGCACTCTACACCTTCGAAAACGCCCAGATATCGCTCTTCGAATCGGTCCAGACGGTGATCGAAGTTCTCACCACCGCCGGATTCGGTGGCGACACGGACCACTGGAACTCCCCACAGATCAACCTGCTCGTCGTTGCGATGAACCTCACCGGCGTCCTGCTCGTGTTTCTGGCGCTGCCGCTCTTTGCGGTCCCGATGTTCCGACAGGCCCTCGAGACCGAACCGCCGACGACGAGCACTCTCTCGAACCACGTCATCATCTGCGGCCACTCCGCTCGAGACGAGGTGCTCTCGGCCGAACTCGAGGATGCCGGGATTCCGTACCTGTACGTCGATTCCGATCGCGAACTCGTTCGCGAGCTACGAGAACGCGGGACCGAGGCCATCCACGGGGACACCGAACTGGTCGAAACCTTCGAGGCCGTCAACGCGAGCGAGGCCCGTGCTGTCGTCGCGGATATCGACGACGAGATCAACCCAACGGTGATTCTCTCGGCGCGACGGGCGAACCCTGAGATTCAGATCGTCAGCGTCGCTCGTGACACCTCGGTCGCACCCTACCATCGACTCGCAGGTGCCGACGAACTCGTCGAGGGGCCGCAGGTCCTCGGTGAAGGGCTCGGAATGCGTGCGGTGACGTCGTTCGCCGAGAAGTTCCGTGCCTACGTCGACGTCGAGACGGACCTCCGAGTGACGGAGCTACTGGTCGAAGAGAACAGTATGCTGACCGGCAAGACCCTCGGCGAGACCACCGTCTTCGACGACCTCAACGCCACGGTGATCGGCGGCTGGTTCGACGGCAAGTTCGTCGTCTCACCCGGTCCGGAGACGACTGTCGGTGAGAACACGATCTTGCTGGTCGCCGGTCACTACGAGGACCTCTCGGAACTGACCGCCCGACCGCTGCCGACCCACCGCGACGATCCGGAACGCGTCGTCGTCTGCGGCCACGGCGTCGTCGGCCGCGCCGTCTGCGACACCCTCGAGACCGAGGGAATCGACTACGACGTCGTCGACCTCGAGAACCACGACGGGACGGACATCGTCGGCGACGTCACCGACCCACGGACGCTCCGGCGAGCCGACGTCGAGAACGCCCGTGCGGTCGTGCTGGCACTCGATCGGGACACGACGACCATCTTCGCGACGCTCGTGCTCCAGCAACTGGCTCCCGACGTCGAGATCATCGCTCGCGTCCACGAACACGACAACGTCTGGAAGCTGTACAACGCGGGCGCGGACTTCGTCCTCTCGATGTCCGTGCTCACGGGGAAACTGCTCGCCTCGCACCTGATCGAGGACAAGGAGATCCTGACGCCACAGGCCGAATTCGAGTTCGTCCGCACGAAAGCACCGGCACTCGATGGGCAGACGCTCGCAGACGTCGACGTCCGGTCACGGACGAACTGTACGATCGTCGCCGTCGAACGCGGAGACGACCTGCTCACGGACCTTGGTGGGAGCTTCGAGATTCGACCCGAGGACGTCCTCATCGTCTCCGGGACCGCCGACGCGACCGAGTCGTTCATCGAGTTCGCCCACTGA